The segment CATGCCAACATGGGCGTCACTCCGTCGTCACCCGGGCGAAGTGGTCCGGGCCACAGCCCGTAACTTCGCATGCGCTTTTCATGCCATCGTCATCGCGTTTCCCGAAGCCCGCGTCAAGGGGACCGGGGCGATGAGGGCGTTTACCGGCCGGGTGTGAAGTTTTGCAACATGGCCAGGAGCAAAAAGAGATAGATCGACCACTTGATGAAGATGACGGCCAGGGTCTGGGTGTAGGCCCCATCGTGGACTTTTTTGAGCCCGATGGCCTGGAGCACCATGTACCAGACGAGGATGACCGGGGAGAGGATCTGGCCGGCCACGGGCACGGCCGAAAGAACCGTCGGCGCGGCGCTGTAGCACAGGACGCGAAAGGTCTCGTTGAAGCTCTTGTTGGCGCTGCGGAAAAGCCGCAACAGCAGGTGGGTGATCCAGGCGTCGAGATAGATGCCGCAGGCGATGGCCAGGGGCATGAGCAGGAGCGCGACGAGAAAGCCCAGTCCGGGCGCGGCGGCGGCGGCCCCCAGGGCGTCGGCCTGGCCGGGATCGCCGAGCCTGGCCCGCAGGCCCATAAGCGACCACAAAAAATCGATGACCAGCAGGAATTCGCTGATGAGCAGGTTGAAGACCAGCGCCTTGCCCTTGGGGCGGCCTTCGGGCATGGCGCTGAAAAATTCCACGGGGGAGAGCAGGACCTTTTTGAGCGTGAGGAAAAGGCCCGGAAAGATCCCGTAGGCGTCCACCCGCTCCCAGGGGATGGGATCGGTGACGGTTTCCCGGGGCTTTTTCGTCTCCTCCGGCGCTTCGTCGTCCGGGTCTTCGTCGGCCGGTGGCAGCTTGGAACCGGCGGCGCGTTTGCGCGAGGCGCCGGTGTCCATGGCTTGCAGCCTGGCCCAGATGTCGCGCACGCCGTCGTTTGTCCGCTGGCCGTCGCCCTTGCCGCGCCGTTTCGCACCCACCTCCCGGTCTTCGGGCGCATCCGCCGTGGCCTGCGGCGCGTCGTGTTCCGCGTCGTTGGGGACGATTTCGGAAGCATCGCGGGGGGCGCTTGCCGCATCAGGTTCTTCAGGCCGGTCGTGGTCGGGCGCGGAGGAAAATGCCTCGTCTTCGGCCCGGGCGTGGTCTTCGTCCGCCGCTTCCCGGGCCTTTGCGGCGGCGATTTCCTGGGCCGCCTGGGACCATTGGTGCCCGCGCGCGTGGGGAGAGGCCTGCTCCTCGTGGTCTTCCCCGGGTGTCGCGGCTTCGGCCTGCGACGTGGCGGGATTGGACCGGGGGGAGGCCGGATCGAAATCCTCGGGCGTGTCGTCGTGGCCGGACGGTGATTCCCAATGGGTGACCGGCGGGGAGACCGGTTCCGCCTGGGCGGCGGGGCCGGGTCTGCGCCAGGACGAGGTGTCGCCGAGAGGCCGCGCGGACGCGCGGTCGGAGGCGTCGCTACGGGAATCGGAATCATCATCCGCGCGGAATTTGAACCTATGGCGACATTTCGGACATGTAGCCATGGTCGAGGTCACGGGAACCTTCTTGTCGGGCAATTCCCGAAAATAGCCGCATTGCGGGCAAGTGATGCGCATCATGTCCCTTTCTGAGGCGTCCCGGCGTCGCCGCCGGACGCGAACCGACACAAAGCAGTGTAGCCGCTCCCCGGCGGCAAGGCAACCGGAGGGGATGGCGGAAGGCCGGCCTGGGGCTCGTTACCACAGGCCGGGCAGCAGCAAAACCCTGCCGTGTTGGGGCGTCGCGGCCAGGGCGGCGAAGAACTCCCGGGGCAGGGCCGGGTAGTCGCGGCTGAAATGGTGGGCCTGGCGGCCGGCGGCGGCGTCATAGGCCGCGAGTTTCGCCGTGACGGCCGCGTCGTCGGCGAGCAGGCGGTTCAAGTGGAGCAAGGGGGCGTCGAGGGCCAGGACGACCGGGCCGGCGAGCCCCTCCAGGCGTTCGTGGACCGGCCGGACGTAGCGCGGACCCGTGGGCGGCGCATGGGCGAACAGGCGCAGTTGCAGGTCCGGCCACAGGCCATAGCCCGCTTTGACGTGCTCCGGGTCGGGATAGAGGGTGAGCCTCGGGAAATAGGCCCCGCCGAGCCCTGGCGTCGCGGCCAGCCGGGAAAGCGTTTCCCGGAAACCCGGGCCGGGCCGCTCATCCGGGTCGAGGCTGAGGACAAGTCCGGGGGGGCAAGCGGCGAGCAGGGCGTTTCGCTGGGCGGCGAAATCGCCGCCAAGCGGCCGTGCCAGATGGCGCGCGGGCATACCCAGCCGGGCGGCGGCGTCCCGGCCCCTGGCGGGCACGTCCGGGGCGTCCCAGACGATGACGGCTTTTGGGGCCAGCCCGGCGCAGGCCCCGAAGAAATCGGGCAGTGCCGGCTCGTCCGGCCGGGCCAGCACGGCCAGGGTCACGGGCGCGGGCGCGGGCGCGGTGGATTTGGCCGGTTCCGGCAGCGACACGACATCGGCCAGCATGCGCCGCAGCCAGACGAGGCTTTGGCGGATCTCCGGCGGGCAGGGCTCCGGATTGACGGTGACGAGGGTTTGCGGGCCGAGTTGGGCGGTCATGGCCGGCAGGCAGAAAAGGGCTTGCCGCGACGCATCGGCCAGAAGCTGGCGGTTGCCGGCCGGGCGTGCCCAGGCGAGCCCGCCCGCGTCCCGAAGCCGGGCGGCGGCGACGGTGTCCGGGCACAGGACGGTCAGCGACGTCTCCGGCGGCAGGGCGTCGGCCAGCACGGCGGCCAGATCGCCCGTGCCAAGGCCGAGGAGCAGCACCTCCCGGTGCGTTCCTGCGGCCCGCACGATACGCCCCGCCCGCACGGCCGTGCGCGCGGGATCAGGGGATGGGGCGTCGCCGCCGCGAGACGGTTGCGTCGCCTGATCCCCGAGCCGCCAGGACAGGATCTCGCGTGTGTAGGTAAAATAGGGGTGCGCGTCGGCCACCGGAGCCTCCGTCCGGGGCTGTATCGTGGGATGCGCTTGGAAGTCCATGCCGGCGCGGCCGACGGAAAACGCCCGCACGGGGACCGTGGCGGGCGTTGCTGTCGTAAAGGAGGCCTTATCCCTGGACCCGGCTGGCGGCGTAGGCGGCCATGACCCGGCGCACGGGAGCGGCGGTTGGCGTGTCGACGGTCTCGAATTCCCGCACAGGCGCCTCGACGGGAACATCCGTGGCGGCCGGGGGCGTGGCGGGGGCCGCGCTGGGCACGACCGGCTTGACCGGGGCGCGGGTCGCGGCCGTCGCCGCCGATGCGGGCGCGGCCTTGGGTGACTGGCCGGGGGCGGCGGCTGGGCCGGCCTGGGCCAGATACAGGGCCTGGGCGGCCGGCTTGGCGGTTTGCCCCGACATCGCGCCCGGCTGGAGGGAGGCGGTGGAAGTGGCGCTTGTCGGCACGGTCTTGGTGGCCACATGCTGGTTGGCTTCGCTAAATGCCTCGCGCAGGCCGGTCAGGATGGTCACCACCTCGTCGATCTTGGCCACGTCCATCTTGAGGTTGGCGGCCAGAAGCCGGGCGCTGCAGAAGAAATAGAGCTTTTGCAGCCGGTCGGCCAGATCGCCGCCCTTTTGGGCATTGAGCGAGCCTTGCAGCTCGGAGAGGATGTCCAGGACCTTGGAGATGAGAATGCCTTTTTGGGCGTAGTTCTTCTCGGCGATCTTTTCCTTGGCTTGGCTTAAGAACTTGAGCGCCGCGTCAAAAAGCATGATGAGCAGGTCTCCTTGGGTGGTGGTGGCGACCTGGGTCTGGAAATATGATCTGGCGGCGGCTTGCATGCGCTTTCTCCCTGTTTTCTCCCTTATCGGTGATGCCGGAGAAAACTGAAGGGTGCTGTCGTCGAAGGGACGCGGTTGGAGGATGTTTTAGATTTTAATTAATTGAAATACAAAGAGAAGAAAAATTTATCCCGGCGATGTCCGCCAGCGCCGGCCTGAGGCCGCCTTGGCCGTTGCGCCAGCGGGGGCAATCGTCTCGCATGGTATCCGCCGTGGCGAGGTTCGGTTTCCTTCCGGTTATGAACTGGAGGAGAGGTTTTTTATGGCCGAAGCGAGCTGGTTCTGCTGCTGGTTGTAGGTGGAGAGCAGGGAGTCGACCTTGGCGAAGCGCTTGCGCAGGTTGGAGGCGTAGGTGGCGATGCGGCGCTGCTCGAAGGCGATCTTGTTGTCGATCATGGCCGTGATGTCGTCGTAGTTGTCGTCGAGGATGTGCAGAGGGCCTTCTTTGGCGTCGGTCAATTCGCCGAGCAGATCGATCAGCTCGCCGGTCTTGCCCTGCTTGAGGGATGCGGTGGCGGTGTGGGTGCCCGGCGAGACGTCGATGGCCTTGAGCACCAAGCCGGCTTCGTCATAGCCGTGCTTGCCGGTGATCAGGCTGGAGTTGCTGGAGTAGATGGCCGGATGGCCGTTGATCGTGGCGCCCGTGATCTTGCCGCTGGCGTCGGTGGTGTAGGACAGTTCGTAGGTGCCGCACTTGGTCGTGCCTTTGATGTAGGAGGCGATGGAAATTTCGGAACTGTCCACGCGGCCGGCGTAACTGGCGGCGAAGAGTTCTGCCGCCTTGGTGGCGTTGGAGGCCAGGATGGCGTTGAGGGTAGCGTTGCTGATGTAGAGCAGTCCCTCGTTTTTGGCGCCTTCCTCGGCGTTGGTGAAGATGCCGAGCTGGGACAGCACGGAGTAGGTGTCGGCGTCGTAGTCGAACCCGACGCCCTTGCCGGCCACGGCGGTCTTGAGGTTGGTGTCGATGAGCTGCAGGCCGTAGTTGCCGGTCAGGATGGAGGCCTTCGACGTCGTGGAGTCGTATTTGGTGAGGTCCTGCAGCAGGGATCGCACCGTGTTCATCTGTTCGACGAAGGTTTGGATGTTGTGCCTGACGGCGTCGGTGTCGGTGGACACGGTCAGGTTGACGGTGCCTGTGCTTTTGAGGTTGAGGGTGACGCCTGGAATGAGGTCGGTGACGGTGTTGCTTTCCCGGGTAATGTAGCTGGTCGCGCCCGTGGGCCAGCCGTCGAGCTTGAGCAAGGCGCTGGCGTTGGAGGTGATGGTGTCGAAATCGGAGGCCTGGAAATAGGGCAGGGTGGTGCTGGAGTCGATGGTCAGCGTGGCGGAATCGCCGGTGTCCATGCCGCGCAGTTGGAGAAAGTAGCCGGTGCCGTCATAGACAACGCTGGCCTTGACGCCGGGGTTGTTGGCGTCGTTGTTGATGATGCTGGCGAGGTCGTTCAGGGAGCAGTTGGTGCCGATGTTGTTGGAATAGGTGGTGCCTTTGTAGGTATAGGCGAAGGTCTGGTCTGTGGGGTTTATGTTGATGGACTGGTTGGGGTTGGCGAAAGCGACCTGGGTGACCATGGCCTTGGCCGTGGCCAGGCGGTTCACCTCGATGACGTGGGTGCCGTTGTCCGCGCCGGAACTGGTGGTGGCGGTGAGGACGCCGGAGTTGGTGGAACTGGCCACCTTGACCAGGAATTCGCCCTCGGTGTCCATGCCCTGGAGGGTGGTCTTGAGCGAGAGGAGCTTGGAGTTGAGTTCCTGGAAGGCGTCCTGTTTTTTGACCCAGGACTGTTTCCAGGTTTGCAGCGTGGTGATGCGGCTTTGCTCGACCTGGACGAGCTTGGTGATCAGGGAGTTGAAATCCGTGCCGTTGCCAAGCCCCGTATAGGTGACCTGGCCGGATGTGCTTACTGGTTTGTAGGCGCTGACCGTGCTGGACATTTCGCTACCCTGAAAAAAGAGTTGGCCCCATACGGGAGATTCCGGTCGGATCTAAGCAACTCTTATGCCAAAAACCGGTCGGGCCGTGTCCCGCGGCCCGACCGGTCATGAACTCGAGGCTTAACCTTGGATGAGCTGCATGGCCATACGCGGCAGGGAGTTGGCCTGGGACAGCATGGCCACCGCCGACTGGGTCAGGATCTGTTGCCGCACGAACTGGGTCATTTCCGTGGCCACATCGACGTCGGAGATCTGGGATTCGGCGGCCTTCAGGTTTTCGCCCTGGATCTGCAGGTTGGAGATGGTGTTCTCCAGGCGGTTTTGCAGGGAGCCCAGGTTGGCGCGGATCTTGTCCTTGGACACGATGGCCGTCTGGATGGCGTCGAGGGCCTTCTGGGCCAGCTCCTGGGTGGAGATGCTGCGCCCGCTGGCGCCCGATGCCGCGCCAAGGCCCACGCCCAGGGCCGAAGCGGTGGAGGTGCCGATCTGGACGTAGTAATAGTCCTCGGCGCTCTGGTTGCCGGAGCCGAAGTGCACCTTGAGCTTGCCCGAAGAGTTGAGGCCGGAGCCGGTGTGGGTGCTGGCGGACAGGTTGCCGTTCAAAAGATAGATGCCGTTGAAGTCCGTGGCGTTGGCGATTCGGGTGATTTCCGAAGCCATGGCCTGGTATTCGGAGTCGATGATGAGGCGCTGGTCCGAGGTGTAGGTGCCGGTGGCGGCCTGTTCGGCCAGTTCCTTCATGCGGATGAGCTTTTCGTCCACGACCTGGAGCGCGCCGTCGGCGGTCTGGATCATGGAGATGGCGTCGTTGGCGTTTCTCACGCCCTGGTTGATGGCGGCGACATCGGCGCGCATGAGCTCGCGAATGGCCAGGCCGGCGGCGTCGTCGGCGGATGAGTTGATGCGCAGGCCCGAGGACAGGCGCTGGGTCGAAGTGGCCAGGGCAGAATAGGAATTCGAGAGGTTACGGGCCGCATTGGCGGCCATTCCGTTGTAATTGATGCTCAGCGACATGGTTGTTTCCTCCTTGAATGGATGCGGGCGTCCTTGCCCTTCGTGCTTTCCCGGTTGCGGCCGCGGGCCCTCGACCGACGACAACCGGTTGCGTGCCTTTTTCACCGTTCTTATCGACGCCGCCAAATCGATTCTTTAGCGTCCCCCGTCGGGCCGTGAGAAAAAATTCAAGACGGTCTGGAGCGACGATTCGCGGGAAACAGGAAGAGGCCCATGATGGCCTTGCGGCCGCAACCGTCGGCTTCCCGACGCCGCCGGTTTTGCTTCACGTGGCGGTATCGGCGGCTAACAGCTTCGATTTGCTGCGGTTGTTCGGAGAAAAGGCGGGCGTCGCGGAATTGACGCGACCCTTCGCGCGTCGGAAGGGCTACGCGAAAAGCCCAACGGGCCGTTGCCCCGGGCGGCGGCGGCGTCGACGGGGCCGGGGCGCGGGTGTTTTTTTGAAGCGGGTGGCGGCGGGTGAAACTTCAGGAAGGGGGCGCGCGCGGCGGGAGAACCCGTTGAAAGGGGTTTCCCTTTCGCGTCCCGCTCCGTCTTCGGAAAAACTCATTCCCGTGTGACCGCGTCCTTGAGCATGGTCCGGGCCGTTTCCGGGGACAGCCCCCGGCCGGCGGCCAGGGTGGCCAGGTTTTCCTCGGCGTCGGACGGGCGCAGGTAGAGGGGCTCGACCTGGCCGGGGCCGTAGGCCGCTTGCCGGGCCAGCTTCAGCACGGTGTCGGGGTCGGGCTGGTCGCCGTCCCCGGGGATGGCGGCCAGGGGCGCGGCGCGAAGCAGGGCGGCCCGGTGGCGGGTCGCGCCGTCACCGACCAGGGTCAGCGGCCCGACGGCGGCTCCTTCGGCGACCCGGGCGGCGGCGGCGTCGAGGAAGAGCGCCTCGGGCGGCCCCATGGGCACCAGGTCGCCGTCGGCCAGGAAGGGCTGGAGGTAGACCTGTCCGTTTCGGGCATGGGTGACGGCGATGACCGCGCCGGTGGCATGGCGGGCGGCCGAGGCGGCCAGGAGCGGCAGATATTCGAGGCCGGCCATGGGCGCGCCCGTGGCCAGGGACAGGCCGAGCGCCGTGGCCAGGGCCACCCGGATGCCGGTGAAGCTGCCCGGGCCGCGCACGCAGGCGATGCCGGCGAGGTCCGCCGGGGCCAGTCCCGCCGCCGTCAAAATGTCGGCGACCATGGGGGCCAGGACCGCCGCCGCGTGGCCGGTGGCGGCGTTTTCACGGACCAGCGTCTCCCGTCCGGGCCGTCCAAGCAGCACGGTCAGGCGCGGCGAGACGCCGTTTATGACGAGCAGCGGCCCTGCGGCCGGCAAGGGGCGCGCGTCAGCCATTGAGCACGCTTAACTGCCGGCGGATGTCGTTGACCGTGGCCAGAAGCATCAGCGCGATGAGAAAGGCCAGCCCGAGCCTTGTGGTCAGCGCCCGCATGCGGGGGCTCACCGGTTTGCGCATGATGATTTCCAGGGTGTAGAAAAGCAGGTGGCCGCCGTCCAGGACCGGGATGGGCAGCAGGTTCAGCACGCCGAGGTTGACGCTTATAAGCGCGGCCAGGGCCACCACGTTGCCGATGCCCTCCGCCGCCTGCTTGCTGACCATCTGGGCGATCATGATGGGGCCGCCGAGGCTGTCCAGGGGCACCACCCGCTCGATGAGCTTGAGCAGGCCCGTGTAGGTCACCGCCACCACGTCCCAGGTCTGCCTGACGGCCTCGCCGGCGGCCGAGCCCGCGCCCATGGGCACGGCCCGGGTCTTGCCCGAGGCCACGATGCCGACCAGCGGCGCGCTTTCCTTCTCGCCGAAGAGGTTTTTGATGGTGCGCATGACCGGGGTCAGGGTGAAGGTCAGGTCCTTGCCGTCGCGGCGCACGGTGAGGGCGACGGGCTTGCCGCCGCCGCCCCGGATGGAACGGGCCATCTCGTCCCAGTTGGCCACGGGAGCGCCGTTTATGGCCGTGATGGTGTCGCCGGCGGTGATTCCCGCCTGTTCCGCCGGGCTGTCGGCCTGGACCTGGCCGACCACGGGCAGCATCTCGAAACGGCCCTCGGCCACGAGCAGGCACCAGAAAAGCAGCCAGGCCAGGAAGAAGTTGAACAGCGGCCCGGCCGCCACCACGATCATGCGCTGCCAGGCCGGGCGCAGCTTGAATTCCTCGTGCGGGGCGAAACCGTCCGGTATGGGATCGTCCGGGTCCTGTCCCACGAGCTGCACGTAGCCGCCGAGCGGAATGGCGGAAAGCTGGTAACGGGTCTTGCCCCGGGTAAATCCCAGCAGTTTGGGGCCAAAGCCCAGGGAAAAGGTGGCCACGCCCATGCCAAAGGTCCGGGCGGCCAGGAAGTGCCCCAGTTCATGGAAGAAGATGAGGCCCCCCAGAACCAGGGCCACGGCGACGATGCTTTGAATCATGCTGACTCGGGTGCTCCCCGGCGGTCGTATCAGGCGTCGGGGGCGGGTTTTGCGCGGCCGGCCCGTCGCCGGAACACTCCGGTCGGGCGCGCGGCCGATGCATTATAATAAGCGGCCTTGGCGGCGAGGCAATGCCGTCAGGCGCGCTTTGCCGTCTCCAGGGCGCGCCGGCGCGCCCGGGCGTCGAGGTCCATGATGGAGTCCGCGTCCGGGAGCGCTTCCCCGGCGTGGGCGGCGAGGGCGTCGGCGATGGCCGAAGCGATGCCCATGAAGGGAAGGCTGCCTTGAAGGAAAAGCGCGACCGCCACCTCGTTGGCGGCGTTTAGGACCACGGTATGGCTCGCTCCGGCGGCCAGGGCGTCGCGGGCCAGCCCCAGGCAGGGAAAGGCGTCGTGGCGCGGGGCCTCGAAGGTGAGGCTGCCGAGCGTCACCAGGTCCACCCGGGGCACGGCCAGGGGCAGGCGCTCGGGGTAGCCCAGGCAATAGGCGATGGCCACCCGCATGTCCGGCGGCCCCAGATGGGCCAAAAGGGAACCGTCGTGGAGCTGGGCCAGGGAATGGACGATGCTTTGGGGATGGACCACCACATCGACCATGGACACGGGCAGGCCGTAGAGCCGGCAGGCCTCGATGACCTCCAGGCCCTTGTTCATGAGCGTGGCCGAATCGACGCTGATTTTCGGTCCCATGGCCCAGGTGGGGTGATTGAGCGCCATGGCCGGGGTGACGGCGGCCAGTTCGTCGGTTTGCCGGGTGCGGAAGGGGCCGCCCGAGGCCGTCAGCACCAGTCGCTCGACCAGGGCCAGGTCGGGAAGTCCCGCGCCGCCGAGGGCCTGGAACAGGGCGTTGTGCTCGGAATCCACGGGCAGGATGACCGCGCCCGTGCGCCGGGCCGTTTCCCGGATGAGGTCGCCGGCAAGGACGAGGGACTCCTTGTTGGCGAGCGCCACCACCTTGCCGGCGGCAACGGCGGCCAGCGTCGGCAACAGCCCGGCCGCGCCCACGATGGCCGAAACGACCACGTCGGCCTCGGGGAGGGCGGCCAGGGCGGCGTAGCCTTCCGGGCCGACAAGGATGTCCGGGGCATAGCCGGCCGGCAGGAGCTTTCGCAGGGCGTCGGCGCGTTCGTCCGTCAGCACGGCCAGAACCGGCGGTCGAAACGCCGCCGCCTGTTCGGCCAGAAGCGTCACGTTGGTGGCTCCGGCCAGGGCGGCCACGGCGTATTTGTCTGGATGTTCGGCGGCCACGCGCAGGGAGCTGACGCCGATGGAGCCGGTGGCGCCGAGCACGGCAAGCCGCCTCGGGCGGCTGGGGGCCGGCACGTCGAGGGAGGTGATGTACCCCACGCCCAGGGCGTCGGGAGACGATATCGCGTTTGGAGAAGAGTTGGTCATGCGTCGCGGTTGGCTTTGGCCGGCTCGGCGGCCCCGGGCGGGGTGATGCCGTAGCGGCCGAGTATTTCGGTGATGCGGGCGGACAGGTTGGCGGCCACCTTGCCGAGGGCGGCCAGGTTGATGCAGACGTAGAGGTCGACCTTGTGGGAGGCCATCTCCCACAGGCCCACCAGGGTCCTGGTCAGGTCGGGCTCGATCTGGAGCAAACGCAGGCGTTCCTGCATCTCGGCCGCGTTTCTGGGGCGAAAAAGAAAAAACTCGGGCGCGTCGCCGTCGTCCTCGAAAAACTGCTTGCGCCGCACCTTGTTGAAGCCGGCGTCGACGAGCCCTTCCACGGTCTCCTTGGGGGCGCGCCGGGTGCGGGCGGTCTTGATCTGGATGCGCCCGGCGTCGGCCTCGCCTTTTTCCCGCAGCAGGTAGGCGAAGTCGAATTCCATGATGTGTTCGAGCACGAGGCCCAGCCGGGGCGCGTCGAAGGAGCCGGCCATTTGCACGATCCAGGCCGCCTCCTTGGGGGAGAAGTCCCGCAGGGCCCGGGTGAAGTCCTCGCGCACCACCCGCATCGAGGCCGCGGCGCCCACGCACAGGGCCACGATCTGTTCGGCCCGCAGTTCCTGGGCGTCGTCGTCGGCCTCGGCCTCCCCGCTGCCGGCGGCCGCGCCGTACCGCGCCGTGACCGCGTCCACGGCGGCGACCTGGGCGGCAAAGGCCGCTTCGTCGCGGTCCGGGCGTTTTGCCCATTGGGGAATCTCGGCCCGGGCGAGCACCGACAGGGCGGTTTCGAGATGGGACCGGCCTTCCGTGGAGGCGGCGGCCTCGTCGAAGGCCGTCTGGACGCGGGTTTTGGAGATGGCCTTGGTCGTGCCCTTGAGCTTTTGCAGCACCGCGTCGAAGGGAAAGGCGATGATGAGGAGCTGGCCTTCGCGGGAGATGCGGTAGCGGCGTTCGGCCAGGATGTCGTCGTAGGCCCCGCGCACCTCTTCCTTGATGAAGCGCTCGATGTAGGCCCGCCAGTAGAGCTCGTCGAAGACCAGGGTGGAGGTGATCTCGTCGATCTTGGCCAGGGAGGCCTCGCCGAAGTGGCGGATGATGGCGTCGCTGAAATTGTCCTTGATCAGGCACGAGGCATAGACCGCGCCCTGGAGGCATTTGACCACGACCGTCTCTTTGCGCTCCAGGCGCCGGGCCAGCTTTTGCTTGGCGGAGGCATCCCCCACGGCCTTGGCCTTGCCGTAGTGGTTGAGCTCGATCAGGTAGGCGGAGAAGTGTTCCTTGATGTACTCGTGCCCCGGGTGCAGCCCTTCGGTCCGGCGCAACAGCATGTCCATGAGTCCCTGCTGCTCGGTTTCGAGCAGGGGAAACTCGTCGATCCGGCTCCGGTTGGCCTTGAGAAATTCCAGAAAAACCCGCTCCTCCAGCACTTCCCGGCGGGCTTTGATGGCCTTGAGTTCTTCCAGGCGTTCGAGGCAGACGTCGAAACGGGCTTCGCGTTCGCCCGGCGGCGCGGCAACGGCATCGTCCATGCCTGACGACCTCCTTTACCCCAGCCCGAGCAGGGGCCGGCCGGCTGCGTAGACCAAGATGGCGGGCAGCAGCCCGTCGATGCGGTCGAGCACGCCGCCATGGCCCGGGAGCAGGTTTCCCGAGTCCTTGACCCCGGCGGCGCGCTTGAGCGCGGATTCGAAAAAATCGCCCATTTGGGAGACGCCGGCCATGATCAGGCCCATGCCGGCCAAGGCCAGCGGCCCGGGCGCGAAGCGCGCGGACGCGGCAAAGACCGAGGCGACGATCGCCGAGGCCAAAAGGCCGCCGCAGGTGCCGGCCCAGGTCTTGCCCGGGCTGACCGCCGGCCAGACCTTGGGTCCGCCGATGAGGCTCCCCGCGTAGTAGGCCCCGGTGTCCGCGGCCATGACCACGGCCAGGACGAAGACCGTTCCCAGGGGGGAAAAGACGCACAGAAAGCGCAGGGGAAAGGCGACGTAGAGGAGCGCCGCGGCCAAGGCGGCGCGCGGTGGATCGGTCTCGCCCCGGCCGGCGAAGCGGCCGAGGAACGTGAACTGTTCGAT is part of the Solidesulfovibrio fructosivorans JJ] genome and harbors:
- the fliS gene encoding flagellar export chaperone FliS — translated: MQAAARSYFQTQVATTTQGDLLIMLFDAALKFLSQAKEKIAEKNYAQKGILISKVLDILSELQGSLNAQKGGDLADRLQKLYFFCSARLLAANLKMDVAKIDEVVTILTGLREAFSEANQHVATKTVPTSATSTASLQPGAMSGQTAKPAAQALYLAQAGPAAAPGQSPKAAPASAATAATRAPVKPVVPSAAPATPPAATDVPVEAPVREFETVDTPTAAPVRRVMAAYAASRVQG
- the rseP gene encoding RIP metalloprotease RseP, which codes for MIQSIVAVALVLGGLIFFHELGHFLAARTFGMGVATFSLGFGPKLLGFTRGKTRYQLSAIPLGGYVQLVGQDPDDPIPDGFAPHEEFKLRPAWQRMIVVAAGPLFNFFLAWLLFWCLLVAEGRFEMLPVVGQVQADSPAEQAGITAGDTITAINGAPVANWDEMARSIRGGGGKPVALTVRRDGKDLTFTLTPVMRTIKNLFGEKESAPLVGIVASGKTRAVPMGAGSAAGEAVRQTWDVVAVTYTGLLKLIERVVPLDSLGGPIMIAQMVSKQAAEGIGNVVALAALISVNLGVLNLLPIPVLDGGHLLFYTLEIIMRKPVSPRMRALTTRLGLAFLIALMLLATVNDIRRQLSVLNG
- the tsaB gene encoding tRNA (adenosine(37)-N6)-threonylcarbamoyltransferase complex dimerization subunit type 1 TsaB; translation: MADARPLPAAGPLLVINGVSPRLTVLLGRPGRETLVRENAATGHAAAVLAPMVADILTAAGLAPADLAGIACVRGPGSFTGIRVALATALGLSLATGAPMAGLEYLPLLAASAARHATGAVIAVTHARNGQVYLQPFLADGDLVPMGPPEALFLDAAAARVAEGAAVGPLTLVGDGATRHRAALLRAAPLAAIPGDGDQPDPDTVLKLARQAAYGPGQVEPLYLRPSDAEENLATLAAGRGLSPETARTMLKDAVTRE
- a CDS encoding glycosyltransferase family protein, which translates into the protein MADAHPYFTYTREILSWRLGDQATQPSRGGDAPSPDPARTAVRAGRIVRAAGTHREVLLLGLGTGDLAAVLADALPPETSLTVLCPDTVAAARLRDAGGLAWARPAGNRQLLADASRQALFCLPAMTAQLGPQTLVTVNPEPCPPEIRQSLVWLRRMLADVVSLPEPAKSTAPAPAPVTLAVLARPDEPALPDFFGACAGLAPKAVIVWDAPDVPARGRDAAARLGMPARHLARPLGGDFAAQRNALLAACPPGLVLSLDPDERPGPGFRETLSRLAATPGLGGAYFPRLTLYPDPEHVKAGYGLWPDLQLRLFAHAPPTGPRYVRPVHERLEGLAGPVVLALDAPLLHLNRLLADDAAVTAKLAAYDAAAGRQAHHFSRDYPALPREFFAALAATPQHGRVLLLPGLW
- a CDS encoding flagellin N-terminal helical domain-containing protein, which encodes MSLSINYNGMAANAARNLSNSYSALATSTQRLSSGLRINSSADDAAGLAIRELMRADVAAINQGVRNANDAISMIQTADGALQVVDEKLIRMKELAEQAATGTYTSDQRLIIDSEYQAMASEITRIANATDFNGIYLLNGNLSASTHTGSGLNSSGKLKVHFGSGNQSAEDYYYVQIGTSTASALGVGLGAASGASGRSISTQELAQKALDAIQTAIVSKDKIRANLGSLQNRLENTISNLQIQGENLKAAESQISDVDVATEMTQFVRQQILTQSAVAMLSQANSLPRMAMQLIQG
- the fliD gene encoding flagellar filament capping protein FliD, with the translated sequence MSSTVSAYKPVSTSGQVTYTGLGNGTDFNSLITKLVQVEQSRITTLQTWKQSWVKKQDAFQELNSKLLSLKTTLQGMDTEGEFLVKVASSTNSGVLTATTSSGADNGTHVIEVNRLATAKAMVTQVAFANPNQSININPTDQTFAYTYKGTTYSNNIGTNCSLNDLASIINNDANNPGVKASVVYDGTGYFLQLRGMDTGDSATLTIDSSTTLPYFQASDFDTITSNASALLKLDGWPTGATSYITRESNTVTDLIPGVTLNLKSTGTVNLTVSTDTDAVRHNIQTFVEQMNTVRSLLQDLTKYDSTTSKASILTGNYGLQLIDTNLKTAVAGKGVGFDYDADTYSVLSQLGIFTNAEEGAKNEGLLYISNATLNAILASNATKAAELFAASYAGRVDSSEISIASYIKGTTKCGTYELSYTTDASGKITGATINGHPAIYSSNSSLITGKHGYDEAGLVLKAIDVSPGTHTATASLKQGKTGELIDLLGELTDAKEGPLHILDDNYDDITAMIDNKIAFEQRRIATYASNLRKRFAKVDSLLSTYNQQQNQLASAIKNLSSSS
- a CDS encoding YIP1 family protein, producing MMRITCPQCGYFRELPDKKVPVTSTMATCPKCRHRFKFRADDDSDSRSDASDRASARPLGDTSSWRRPGPAAQAEPVSPPVTHWESPSGHDDTPEDFDPASPRSNPATSQAEAATPGEDHEEQASPHARGHQWSQAAQEIAAAKAREAADEDHARAEDEAFSSAPDHDRPEEPDAASAPRDASEIVPNDAEHDAPQATADAPEDREVGAKRRGKGDGQRTNDGVRDIWARLQAMDTGASRKRAAGSKLPPADEDPDDEAPEETKKPRETVTDPIPWERVDAYGIFPGLFLTLKKVLLSPVEFFSAMPEGRPKGKALVFNLLISEFLLVIDFLWSLMGLRARLGDPGQADALGAAAAAPGLGFLVALLLMPLAIACGIYLDAWITHLLLRLFRSANKSFNETFRVLCYSAAPTVLSAVPVAGQILSPVILVWYMVLQAIGLKKVHDGAYTQTLAVIFIKWSIYLFLLLAMLQNFTPGR